TGGCATCCCGTTCCCCGGTGCCCGCGAGCGAGTCGATCGCTTCGGTGAGACGATGGAGCTGATGCGGCAGTTTGAGACGCAGGAGCGCACGACGTTTCGCGGCGAGTACTACCAGACTGAGAATGCGCCGTTTGCGCCGAAGCCGGTCAATGCCCACATCCCTGTCCTGATCGGGACAGCGGGCAAGCGAATGCTGCGCCATGTCGCGCGCTACGCCGACTTGTGGGATGGCGGCGAGGACCCGGCGGAGTTTGCGAAGAACGGAGAGCAGCTCGTTGAGTACTGTCGCGAAATCGGACGTGACCCGGGCGAGATTCGCTGGGTGATTTCCGCCTATGCCAAACCGTTGGAATCGATCGACACGTTCCGCCAGCATGTGATCGACTACGCTCGGATCGGTGTGCGGACGTTCCTGTTCAACACACCGTTCGCACCGCTACCACCG
This genomic interval from Thermomicrobiales bacterium contains the following:
- a CDS encoding LLM class flavin-dependent oxidoreductase produces the protein MGDRPADRLEFGIVTGQHRRPLSLIDEHWRFAEETGWDSAWLFDHFFSLGQVETDECLEGWTLLAGMAVKTSRVKLGLMVTGNTHRNPAIMLKQAATVDHLSGGRLILGMGAGWNEREHEAYGIPFPGARERVDRFGETMELMRQFETQERTTFRGEYYQTENAPFAPKPVNAHIPVLIGTAGKRMLRHVARYADLWDGGEDPAEFAKNGEQLVEYCREIGRDPGEIRWVISAYAKPLESIDTFRQHVIDYARIGVRTFLFNTPFAPLPPMFIELAERVIPELRQQYAAGELA